The following proteins are co-located in the Methanobacterium petrolearium genome:
- a CDS encoding AAA family ATPase, which yields MSLTINNFLINLSEYLPEVHDFAIFDIFCHWLCDKNLGFYAKGNPLPLLGSTIKISEFEPVFLKPEFIETKLKIASKIKEQVCGTLNSSKHVMLTGAPGTGKTNLAEDVCKVAEDHKFTKGYVLTTATSDWTTFDTIGGYMPDEFGKLIFEEGKFLQAIKEDKWLIIDEINRADIDKAFGQLFTVLSGQGVELPFKINGKSVRIQPTEEIGSYYDSETATYRVGKNWRILSTMNVYDKDYLYEMSYAFMRRFTFIYIDLPVVEEYIELINSWCEDLDEVYIQKIHQLLDINPYREIGPAIFKDVAEYVAARKEIGSTDHILEDAVLSYIMPQFEGLEKSQILDIWKILKSIFEDSDEIKQRLEEISTIKLDDAK from the coding sequence ATGTCGTTAACTATAAATAATTTTTTAATAAATCTATCAGAATACCTTCCAGAAGTTCATGACTTTGCTATTTTTGACATCTTCTGTCACTGGTTATGTGACAAAAATTTAGGATTCTATGCGAAAGGTAATCCACTGCCATTATTAGGAAGTACCATTAAAATATCTGAGTTTGAACCCGTTTTCCTCAAACCTGAGTTCATTGAAACTAAATTAAAAATAGCATCTAAGATTAAAGAACAAGTTTGTGGAACTTTAAATAGTAGTAAACATGTTATGCTTACGGGAGCACCAGGTACTGGGAAGACAAATCTTGCAGAGGATGTTTGTAAAGTTGCAGAGGATCATAAATTTACAAAAGGCTATGTTCTAACAACAGCTACTTCTGATTGGACAACTTTTGATACTATCGGTGGTTACATGCCAGATGAATTTGGAAAGTTAATCTTTGAAGAAGGTAAGTTCTTACAGGCCATAAAAGAAGATAAATGGTTAATTATCGATGAAATAAACCGTGCGGATATTGATAAAGCCTTTGGTCAACTTTTCACTGTTTTATCAGGCCAAGGCGTTGAATTACCTTTCAAAATAAACGGAAAATCAGTTCGAATTCAACCTACTGAAGAAATTGGAAGCTATTATGATTCTGAAACAGCAACCTATCGTGTAGGGAAAAATTGGCGAATTTTATCCACTATGAATGTTTATGATAAAGATTATCTCTATGAAATGTCTTATGCATTCATGCGAAGGTTTACTTTTATTTATATTGATTTGCCCGTTGTAGAAGAATATATAGAACTAATTAACAGTTGGTGTGAGGATCTTGATGAAGTTTATATTCAAAAAATCCATCAACTTTTAGATATTAACCCCTATCGTGAGATAGGGCCTGCGATCTTTAAAGATGTGGCAGAATATGTAGCTGCCAGAAAGGAAATCGGAAGCACTGATCATATCTTAGAAGATGCAGTTCTTTCCTATATAATGCCCCAATTTGAAGGTTTAGAGAAATCTCAAATTTTGGATATATGGAAAATACTGAAATCTATCTTTGAAGATTCAGATGAAATAAAACAAAGATTGGAAGAAATTTCAACCATTAAACTGGATGACGCGAAATGA